In Schizosaccharomyces osmophilus chromosome 2, complete sequence, the following proteins share a genomic window:
- the pyp3 gene encoding protein tyrosine phosphatase Pyp3, whose amino-acid sequence MSSTKKLPTPLLKINERADIILDQLNKEEALQAYDRMPKFNKESACRNRYSNIFPYKDNYVRLSPEWGYTCDYMNASHIILPCRQSFIATQGPTSNTIPHFWKMIWQSVHDHGIIVMLTRLQEGLRAKCDLYWPSDPEDPLQIDDLKVHCSQKYEVESVDDCTVLEFVLEKGQEKKTIYHFYYTEWSDFKTPKAASIINLLLFVKSLAHKVKFHKSPIIVHCSAGCGRTGTFMALFEIVIRNEFRYARDHLLDSIPEIVYCLRMQRMQSVQSVEQLIFLYIMCYELLQMPFPKVPELVAAYPPFCHKTSD is encoded by the exons atgaGCTCCACGAAGAAATTACCGACTcctttattaaaaataaacgaGCGTGCTGATATTATTTTGGACCAATtgaacaaagaagaagcgCTTCAGGCTTATGACCGAATGCCAAAATTTAACAAGGAAAGCGCTTGCCGAAATAGGTACAGCAACATTTTTCCGTACAAGGATAACTACGTTCGTCTAAGTCCTGAATGGGGATACACTTGCGATTACATGAATGCTTCTCATATTATTCTTCCTTGTAGACAATCATTTATTGCAACACAG GGCCCTACGTCAAACACGATTCCTCACTTTTGGAAGATGATATGGCAATCTGTTCATGATCATGGAATCATTGTCATGCTTACGAGATTGCAAGAAGGCCTTCGTGCTAAATGTGACTTATATTGGCCCTCAGACCCCGAGGATCCCTTACAAATAGACGATCTAAAAGTACATTGCAGTCAAAAGTACGAGGTGGAATCCGTCGACGATTGTACAGTGCTAGAGTTTGTTTTAGAGAAAGGccaagagaaaaaaacgATCTACCATTTCTACTATACTGAATGGTCTGACTTCAAAACTCCTAAAGCGGCTTCCATTATTAACctattactttttgttaaGTCATTAGCTCATAAAGTTAAGTTTCACAAATCTCCGATCATTGTCCATTGCTCAGCTGGTTGTGGTAGAACAGGAACATTTATGGCACTTTTCGAAATTGTAATCAGAAATGAATTCCGATATGCGAGAGATCATTTATTGGATTCAATCCCTGAAATCGTTTACTGCCTTCGCATGCAAAGAATGCAATCCGTACAATCTGTTGAACAACTCATTTTCCTGTACATCATGTGCTATGAACTCCTTCAAATGCCTTTCCCCAAGGTCCCAGAATTGGTAGCCGCATATCCACCCTTTTGCCATAAAACAAGCGATTGA
- the nse6 gene encoding Smc5-6 complex non-SMC subunit Nse6 codes for MENTDEKDYLRKNHSLENVDTSILDSDSDEFDALPEITLPKGETENRPRHLYLKNDTSDFSSYKWSIDRLSSTATLDDTNRKRRKFAVEKLLYYDKGQLENEEDGGINSLVDENLGSDVLNLLRTNSAKSDTLDYHFYNPSLAEPKVDSILSKLSIQEELRQHLFNCPAYIFEVVACSNLIPPSTVSCVLVYRFFNSFYSPSRSAWLQCLKTYINSSPQCKGEFGLNANSFYRQVCQSMGFNIQKRNQPVRSEPTNPEEVCSIVLNESSDVDFFVELCQTLYPICPQKLQSIMTQDVCRCLLDVKVGHSCRTSFTKFMESIVTSEKPHFFYDLVQLSDQPSVWVSLLSSLSSNSSTSVRFRANLATHWFLGKLPEPSCILSSICAQLDRLLDRCRDENYTDLLFLTTTFSYTVTGLHLEKSENLDLILEKLRKLNLAIPGTTEHLLLSRCEVKDYIHRLYMVIYYENSDVYSELERTIEKDQGSMGKQNEQPKRNSARNKPKTSSASRKGGRKKRRRNKNQD; via the coding sequence ATGGAAAATACCGATGAGAAAGACTATTTGAGAAAAAACCATAGTTTGGAAAACGTAGATACTAGTATTCTCGACAGCGATTCAGACGAATTTGACGCATTACCAGAAATTACATTGCCAAAGGGAGAGACAGAAAATCGCCCTAGGCATCTGTACTTAAAAAACGATACTTcagatttttcttcttacaAATGGAGCATTGATCGCCTTTCTAGTACTGCTACTCTAGATGACACGAACCGAAAGCGACGAAAGTTCGCGGTCGAAAAACTTCTTTACTATGACAAAGGACAGCTGGAAAATGAGGAAGACGGCGGCATAAATTCCTTGGTTGATGAGAATCTTGGATCAGATGTGTTGAATCTATTACGAACGAATTCTGCCAAATCAGACACTCTCGATTACCATTTCTATAATCCATCATTAGCTGAACCGAAAGTTGACTCAATTTTATCAAAACTTTCCATACAAGAGGAATTAAGACAACATCTATTTAATTGCCCCGCCTATATTTTTGAGGTTGTCGCATGTTCCAATTTAATACCTCCTTCGACCGTATCATGTGTTTTAGTTTATCGCTTCTTTAATTCGTTTTATTCCCCTTCAAGGTCTGCATGGTTGCAATGTTTGAAGACATATATAAATTCAAGCCCTCAATGCAAGGGTGAATTTGGTTTGAATGCAAATTCCTTCTATAGGCAAGTCTGCCAAAGTATGGGGTTCAATATTCAAAAGCGTAATCAACCCGTTCGTTCAGAACCTACAAATCCAGAAGAGGTCTGTTCTATAGTTCTCAATGAATCCTCTGATGTTGACTTTTTCGTGGAACTTTGCCAAACCTTGTATCCCATTTGTCCACAAAAACTTCAATCTATAATGACTCAAGATGTCTGTCGCTGTTTGCTAGATGTTAAAGTCGGGCATAGCTGTCGGACTTCTTTCACAAAATTCATGGAATCGATTGTGACATCGGAAAAGCCGCATTTTTTCTATGATTTGGTTCAACTTTCTGATCAACCCTCTGTGTGGGTAAGTCTTTTATCATCATTGTCTTCCAATTCCTCCACAAGTGTCCGGTTCCGGGCAAATTTAGCTACACACTGGTTTTTAGGAAAACTTCCTGAACCCTCATGCATACTTTCTTCTATCTGTGCACAACTTGATAGATTACTGGATCGATGCAGGGATGAAAATTACACTGATTTATTATTCTTAACTACAACTTTTAGCTATACAGTGACTGGACTCCATTTAGAAAAGAGTgaaaatttggatttaaTATTGGAGAAATTGCGGAAACTGAACCTAGCGATCCCCGGTACAACTGAGCATTTATTGTTATCGAGGTGTGAGGTTAAAGATTACATTCATCGTCTATATATGGTGATTTATTATGAAAATTCGGATGTTTATTCGGAACTAGAACGGACGATTGAAAAAGACCAGGGTTCAATgggaaaacaaaacgaacaacccaaaagaaattctGCAAGGAATAAACCCAAAACTTCTTCAGCAAGTAGAAAGGGAGGTAGAAAGAAACGGAGaaggaataaaaatcaGGATTAA